In Streptomyces sclerotialus, the DNA window CCGCCACTCGTCGGCGGAGGCGATCGCAAGCGTGTTGACGCCGAAGCGGAACGGACGGGTCATCGGACCTCCTGTGGTCTTCTGTTGTCAGCGGGCCGCGCGCACCCGCCGCCGCGAGCCGCGCACCTGCCCGAGGGGGACGCGCTCCGCAATCGTGGTGCCGCGCCCGCCCGTCGTCACAGTGCCAGACAGGGCAGCGCTGTCGGGGCCGTTCACCATTCCCGGCCGGTGCCCGTACGTTCACCGGGACAGCCTGACGGCACCTGCAACCGGGCACGTCACAGCAGCCTCCGCAGATGTCCGGCGAAGGGACGGGGCATGACACACTCTTCCGTTGACAACCCCGTGGCAGCACACCACCTGCGCAATTCCATCGACGGCCGGTGGAGCCGGCCGAATCCGGGTGGACCAGGACCCACCTCAACCCGGCCGACCTGACCGACCGGATCGGGGAGTTCACCGAGTCCGGCGGCGACGACGCGGACCGTGCGGTGGACGCCGCGGCGGCGGCGCTCCCCGTAGGCACCGCCATCCACGCCGCGGCCGCCCACCGGCTGCTGCGCACCAGCTCGAACTGGGCGGCAGGAACGCCGTGATCGTACTGGCGGACGTCGACCTGGACGGGGCGGTCGACGCCGTCGTGCACGGCGCTTTCGGGCAGGCGGGACAGCGGCGCAGTGCCACCAGCCGGGCCCTCGCCGACGTGCGCGTGCGGGACGCCTTCCTCGACCGGCTGGTCGGCCGGGTCGCGGACATGAAGGTCGGGCCCGGCGACGACCCCGCCTCGCAGACCTGCCCGGTGGTCGACACGGCCCGCATCGCCAACTCCGTGAAGTACGGCAAGTCCGGCACGATCCTCACCGCCTCCCGGTCCCGCGCCTTGGCGTCGAGGGAGCCGACGGCAGGAGAAAGCCCCGGCCGGTCGGGGGAGGCCGGCCGGGGCGGTCCGGGTGGGCTGCTGGTGGCGGTCGCCTCTCGGCGAAAGGCTCCGTGGGGCTTCAGCCGAACGATCTTCCCCACGGGCAATAGGTGAGGCCCGGGGACACTGTCCCACCAGCAGCCGCACGTATGTCAGCAAACCGGGTGGGTCGGGCATTCCATGGCGAAAGGGTGATCTGGCTCACGTGTCTCAGTGGGCCGCCACGGTCTCCGCCGCGAGGCCGAAGGGCGGCGTCATACCGGCCCCGCCGACGCCGTTGACCGCCGTGACGCCGGGCTCCGGGTCGGCCACGAGCTCCGTACGGCCGTCCCGCAGGGAGGGGGAGAAGCCCCGACCAACGTTCGGTGATCCCGGCGTTCGGGAGGGGCGCGAAGCCGGCCGGATAGTCCATGATCGAAGGCGGCGTTGCTGCTCAGACGCCCAGCCCCCGGCCGCGCTCCCGTGCCGCCGCGCCGGGAAGAAGCTGCCCATGTGCTTGCACAACGGTGCCCAGTCGGCGGAATGCGCCGGCCCCTGGCCACCATCGCGCCGCCGAACACCACCCGTGGCCCGGAGTGGCCCGCCCACATGCCCCACAGGAACTGCCCGGCCGCGTACGCCGCGAGGTACACCGCGTCCAGCACGTCCAGCACGTCCAGCACCTGTTCGGTGAGCACTCCGTCTCCGTTGACCAGGGGGTCGTCCAGGATGCCGAGCTCGGCGAGGAAAACCACGTGGGTTTCCACGGCGGCGTCGCTCTTGGCGTTCATGCGTGGTCGGCGGTGGCCACGAGCACGGCCGTCGGCGGCCGGTCGTGCCGCCCTGCCCCACCAGGGAACACCGGGGCGTTCGGGGCGTCCGGGGCGGAACCACCGGAATTCCTCTACCGCCCCTGGCCCGGGCGGCATGGCCGGTTCCTCCGTTGTGCGGTGCCGCCCGGTGATAGTGCGATCGTCCTGCCGGCCGTCTCCGCGAGGGGGAGTTGTGATGAGCGACGAGAATTCCGGGAATCCGCCCGGCGGCGCCTCTGTGGGTGTCGTACTGGCCGGGGGCGGCGCCCGGGGCGCCTACGAGGCGGGAATGCTGGCGACGCTGCTGCCGAAACTCGCCGAATACCAGCAGCGGCCCGATGTGTTCGTCGGCACCAGTGCCGGAGCCCTCAATGCGGTGCTCTTCGCCTCGCTCGCCCACCTGCCCGCGCAACAGGCCGCCGACGAGGCGCTCAAGGCCTGGCGCGGAATAACGAAGGACCAGGTCTTCACGGCTTTTCTGCCCAGGGCCGTACCGGTCGTCCTGCGGCAGTACCTCACCGGTCTCCTCAATCCGGCCGGCCCGCCGCTGTCCGGGCTCCTCGACACCGGCCCGCTGCGGGAGACCCTGCGCAAGAAGCTGGGCTGGCACCAGCTGCACAGCAACATGCTCAACGGCACGGTGCAGGCCGTGGCGGTGGCCACCACCGCCTGCCACAGCGGCCGGACCGAGATCTTCACCGAGGGGCCGCTGACCGCCGCGCTGCCCGAGAGCGATGCCGACCGGGCGGTGGACTACACCCGGACCGTCCTCAACGAGGAGCACGTACTGGCCTCCGCCGCGATCCCGGTGGCCTTCCCGCCCGTGCACATCGAAGGGGCCGACGGCTGGTACATGGACGGCGGGGTACGGCTCAACGCGCCCATCAAGCCGGCCATCTCGCTCGGCGTGCGCCGAGTGGTGATCATCGCCGCCACGCCGCTGCGGTACCTGCCCCGCACCCACGGGAGGGGCGAGTCGGCGCCGTCCGTCCTGGACGTCTTCGCGCAGGTCATGAACGGTGTGCTGGGCGACCGGATGATCGAGGACACCCGCACCCTCGGCAAGGTCGACGAGCTGGTGAAATCCGGCGGCACGGGTGTCAGCCCGCGCGGCCGCCACTACGAGGTCGTCGAGTACCTCTTCGGCGGTCCGTCCCCCGGCCAGTCGGGGCAGCTCGGCGAGCGCGCGGCCTACGTCCTCGACACGTACTTCCGCGGCACCCGCCGGCTGACCAACCTCGACCTCACCCTGCTCGCCTTCCTCCTCGGGCCGGGACGCAGCAGGGGCGAACTGCTCAGCTACCTCCTCTTCGAGCCGGAATTCATCGACGAAGCCATCGAGCTGGGCCGCCGTGACGCACAGCTCGTCCTCGACGCCGCAGGCGACGACCCGGACAAGCTGTGGCGGAGCGACGCCTACTGACCCCTGCGCCGGCCCCGCAGACCGAGCCCGCCGACGACCAACAGCAACACAACGGTGCCCAGGGTGAACGCCTCGAAGGTGAGGCGCGAGACGCCCCAGGCGTCCCGGAAGTCGTAGCCCAGGCCGAACAGCCGCTTCAGGGTGCCGGGGAACAGCGCCACCCAGGACCCCAGGACGATCCAGGCGTACACGACCGCCGCGTACGTCACGAACCCACGGCTGCCGAACGGCACACGGTACGGGCGCGGCACCTCAGGGCGGTGGAGCCGCAGCCGGATCAGCGCCGGCACGATGACGAGGTACGACAGCAGCAGCGTCGTGATCGCGACCGTCAGCACGACGCCGAAGACCGCCGCGGTGTCCCCGGCCGCCAGGTTCATCGCGGCCACCATGAAGAGCGTCGCGGTGATCCCGGAGAGCAGGTTCATCCGTACCGGAGTACCGAGCCGCGGGTGGAACGCGCCGAGGCCGCGGCTGAAGAACCGCCGTCGGCCGCCGTCATCGCCTGCATCCGGTCGCTGACGATCATCCATGCGCTGCCCTGGGTGAGCAGTGCGAAGACGAACAGCACGGCGGCCGTGGTCAGCAGCGGCCCGCTCCGGTCCCCGTACACGCCGAAGACCAGCCGGGCCGCGTCCATGAACCCGCCGATGCCGGTCACCTGCCCGGCCGGCGCCGCCGACAGGATCGCCAGCACCGGCAGGAGGTAGCAGCACGCGGCGATCAGCCCGGAGATCCCGATGGAGACCGGTACGTCCCGCTGCGGGTCGTGCATCTCGTCGCCCGCCGCGTTCGGCGCCTCGAATCCGACGTACGCGAAGGCAGCTTGAACGCGTAGTCCGCCACCGTCCCGGAGCCGAGCGGGAGGACGAAGCCGTCCCAGGACTCCGCCGCGATGAACACGAGCGAACCGCCGAGCCACACCGGATTGGTGACCCAGTAGAACAGCGTGGTGAGCGCCGCGGCGGTGCGCCCGAACGCCAGCTTCACCCAGACGTACGGCCCGCCCTCCTGAGGGAAGGCGGGGTGCACAAGCTGCTGTACGAACTGCACGGCCTCGCCGACCGCAGCCGGCCGCACGCCACCCCTGATGGCGTCGCTGTACGCGCGCGAGGTCGCGCTCTACACGACCGCGCTCGAACTCGGCGTCGCATCAGGGGACTTCGAGCTCACCGGAACGCCCGCCGAGGTCGCACGCGACCTGGTCGCGCTGGAGGACGGGTACGGCCTGCACCTCTTCAGCCGCAACCCGGCGGTGGACCACGCCACGGCGTACGACGCGGTCCTCCGCTTCGCCCGTACGGTCACGGGGTGCGCGCGGCTGTGAGCCGCTCCCGCTGCCGGGGGTCCGACGCCGGCGACACCGCCGTCAGCGCCAGCGCCGTCGCACCGTCCAGCACGGCGCGGTCGGCCTCCGGCGTGACGCAGTGCGCCGCGAACTCCTTCTGGTGGTTGACTGCGGGCAGCGACCCGATGCCGAGGTACGGATGGATCGCCGGCAGCACCCGCGAGACATTGCCCATGTCGGTCGAGGCCTGGTTCATCCGCGCCTCGGGCGCGGACGGCGGTGTGAACGTCCGCCCGACCGCCTCCGCGTGCGCCCGGTACAGCCCCAGCATCTCCGTGTCCGTACGGAACTCCGCGTACGGCGGGCTCTCGTGCGTCACCGACAGCTCGCACCCGGCCGCCAGCGCGCCCGCCTCGAAGCACCGCTCGACGCGCGGCCGCACGGCGGCCAGCTCCTCCAGCGAACCGGCCCGGACGTACCACCGCCCGGTGGTGTGCTCGGGGATCGCGTTGGGCGCCTCGCCGCCGCGGGTGAGCATCCCGTGCACCCGCACGGAGTGGGGGAGCTGCTGGCGCAGCAGGCCGATCGCCACCTGCGCGACGGTGAACGCGTCCGCGGCGTTGCGCCCCTGCTCCGGATAGGCGGCGGCGTGTGCGGCCCGGCCCTCGTAGTCGATCCGCAGATGCGCCACCGCGTACGGCTCCGCCTCCGCCACGTCCACCGGGCCCGGGTGCACCATCATCGCCGCGTGCATCCCGTCGAAGGCGCCGCGCTCCAGCATCAGGATCTTCCCGCCGCCGCCCTCCTCGGCCGGCGTGCCCAGCACCGTCACGGTCAGCCCGAGATCGTCGGCGACCCGGGCCAGCCCGGCCGCGGCGCCCACCGCCGAGGCCGCGATGACGTTGTGCCCGCAGGCGTGCCCCAGGCCCGGCAGCGCGTCGTACTCCGCACAGAGCGCCAGGTGCAGCGGTCCCGAGCCGGTCGTCGCGGCGAACGCGGTCGGCAGGCCGCAGATTCCGGGCGTCACCCGGTAGCCCAGGCCGGAGAGGGCCGAAGCGGTCCAGTCGGCGGCCCGCTCCTCCTCCCAGGCGACCTCGGGGTGGGCGTGGATGCGGTGGCTCAGGGCCAGCAGGCCATCGGCGGAGGCGGCGACGGCTTCGCGCACGGCGGTGTGGGCGGCGGTGTGGGCGGCGACCTCCGTGCCGCTCACGCGGGATCACCCGGCACGCCGTACCCGGGCGCCGCCGCCGGATCCAGCGCGCGCCGCACGTAGTCCGCCGCCTGCGGCTCCCACCGTTTCCACAGCGCCGCCAGCTCCGCGACCGGATCGCCGTCCGTCCAGTCCACCCGCAGGTCGGTGACCGGCCACGGCACCTGGCCTGCGACCAGCAGCCCCGCCGAGTGCACCGGACCGGCCTCACCGCCCGCCGCCGCGCCCGCGGACAGCGCGTCCACCAGCCGCTGTGCCAGCGGGGCAGCGGGCTCGGCGGCGAAGGCGGCCAGCATCGCGGCGGGCACCCCTGGATCGGCGAGCAGATTGCCCGCCGCGACCGCGTCCGGGCCGACGGCCTGTGCGTGCACCCCGAGCGTGCGGTCACCGGAGAAGGCGGCGGGCTCGCCGGCAGCCCCGACGGCCGTCAACTGGCGCCATTCCACGTGCCGTACGGCCTGGGCGAGCCGCGCCACCGC includes these proteins:
- a CDS encoding aldehyde dehydrogenase family protein; this translates as MIVLADVDLDGAVDAVVHGAFGQAGQRRSATSRALADVRVRDAFLDRLVGRVADMKVGPGDDPASQTCPVVDTARIANSVKYGKSGTILTASRSRALASREPTAGESPGRSGEAGRGGPGGLLVAVASRRKAPWGFSRTIFPTGNR
- a CDS encoding patatin-like phospholipase family protein gives rise to the protein MSDENSGNPPGGASVGVVLAGGGARGAYEAGMLATLLPKLAEYQQRPDVFVGTSAGALNAVLFASLAHLPAQQAADEALKAWRGITKDQVFTAFLPRAVPVVLRQYLTGLLNPAGPPLSGLLDTGPLRETLRKKLGWHQLHSNMLNGTVQAVAVATTACHSGRTEIFTEGPLTAALPESDADRAVDYTRTVLNEEHVLASAAIPVAFPPVHIEGADGWYMDGGVRLNAPIKPAISLGVRRVVIIAATPLRYLPRTHGRGESAPSVLDVFAQVMNGVLGDRMIEDTRTLGKVDELVKSGGTGVSPRGRHYEVVEYLFGGPSPGQSGQLGERAAYVLDTYFRGTRRLTNLDLTLLAFLLGPGRSRGELLSYLLFEPEFIDEAIELGRRDAQLVLDAAGDDPDKLWRSDAY
- a CDS encoding amino acid permease; this translates as MHDPQRDVPVSIGISGLIAACCYLLPVLAILSAAPAGQVTGIGGFMDAARLVFGVYGDRSGPLLTTAAVLFVFALLTQGSAWMIVSDRMQAMTAADGGSSAAASARSTRGSVLRYG
- a CDS encoding M20 family metallopeptidase gives rise to the protein MSGTEVAAHTAAHTAVREAVAASADGLLALSHRIHAHPEVAWEEERAADWTASALSGLGYRVTPGICGLPTAFAATTGSGPLHLALCAEYDALPGLGHACGHNVIAASAVGAAAGLARVADDLGLTVTVLGTPAEEGGGGKILMLERGAFDGMHAAMMVHPGPVDVAEAEPYAVAHLRIDYEGRAAHAAAYPEQGRNAADAFTVAQVAIGLLRQQLPHSVRVHGMLTRGGEAPNAIPEHTTGRWYVRAGSLEELAAVRPRVERCFEAGALAAGCELSVTHESPPYAEFRTDTEMLGLYRAHAEAVGRTFTPPSAPEARMNQASTDMGNVSRVLPAIHPYLGIGSLPAVNHQKEFAAHCVTPEADRAVLDGATALALTAVSPASDPRQRERLTAARTP
- a CDS encoding DUF1028 domain-containing protein codes for the protein MPRRGARCPRTGEFGVAVSSSSPAVAARCAYVRAGAGAACSQNVTDPRLGPELLDALAVGTDAETAVARLAQAVRHVEWRQLTAVGAAGEPAAFSGDRTLGVHAQAVGPDAVAAGNLLADPGVPAAMLAAFAAEPAAPLAQRLVDALSAGAAAGGEAGPVHSAGLLVAGQVPWPVTDLRVDWTDGDPVAELAALWKRWEPQAADYVRRALDPAAAPGYGVPGDPA